One Fundidesulfovibrio terrae genomic window carries:
- a CDS encoding radical SAM protein: MTGDSCVYLHEPGRFSPRGVLDVGLKCPHSCKFCYYSYWDKTDSQFGALRKAAFRPGGDCKAILSAFAAQGLGFYDVTGGEPCAHPDMPDVVAHGTSLGLKGRIITLGQLLTGRDRLLDRLLDAGLTDFLFSMHAVDEERFKSFTGGSWNRLSGVLDELEGRGFAYGANSVIFEGNLDHLEDIARESARRLTYVHNFIVFNAYHEWNSRHRAAGVQARYRDVAPRIARAVEILDGAGVAVNIRYVPLCVFPGLTRHVVGLLGLPYDPFEWRNRACNPDREPAYCAEILPIPESGVRERFAFAPLEERLPNGTGLMGMRGERFTVFPAKCASCAALPACDGVDPKYLERNGDAEFMPFPSMDLSGPLLRARMEYARAFAVKLTPDVDVRKALGAALAG; this comes from the coding sequence ATGACCGGCGACTCCTGCGTCTACCTCCACGAGCCCGGCCGGTTCAGCCCCAGGGGCGTCCTGGACGTGGGGCTCAAGTGCCCGCATTCCTGCAAATTCTGCTACTACAGCTACTGGGACAAGACCGATTCGCAGTTCGGGGCCTTGCGCAAGGCCGCCTTCCGCCCGGGGGGGGACTGCAAGGCGATCCTTTCCGCCTTCGCCGCTCAGGGACTCGGCTTCTACGACGTCACCGGCGGCGAGCCCTGCGCCCACCCGGACATGCCGGACGTAGTGGCCCACGGCACGAGCCTGGGGCTCAAGGGGCGCATCATCACCCTGGGACAGCTGCTCACCGGCAGGGACCGCCTGCTGGACAGGCTTCTGGACGCGGGACTGACGGATTTCCTCTTTTCCATGCACGCCGTGGACGAGGAGCGCTTCAAGAGCTTCACCGGCGGTTCGTGGAACAGGCTGTCCGGGGTGCTTGACGAGCTGGAGGGGCGGGGATTTGCCTACGGGGCCAACTCGGTGATCTTCGAGGGCAACCTGGACCACCTGGAGGACATCGCCAGGGAGTCGGCCAGGCGCCTCACCTACGTGCACAACTTCATCGTGTTCAACGCCTACCACGAGTGGAACTCCAGGCACCGGGCCGCCGGGGTGCAGGCCCGCTACCGCGACGTGGCCCCGCGCATCGCGCGGGCCGTGGAGATCCTGGACGGGGCGGGCGTGGCCGTGAACATCCGCTACGTGCCCCTGTGCGTGTTTCCGGGGCTCACGCGCCATGTGGTGGGTCTTCTGGGCCTGCCCTACGATCCCTTCGAGTGGCGCAACAGGGCCTGCAACCCGGACAGGGAGCCCGCCTACTGCGCCGAGATCCTGCCCATTCCCGAGTCGGGGGTGCGCGAGCGCTTCGCCTTCGCGCCGCTTGAGGAGAGGCTGCCCAACGGGACCGGGCTCATGGGCATGCGCGGGGAGCGCTTCACGGTGTTCCCGGCCAAGTGCGCCTCCTGCGCGGCCCTGCCCGCCTGCGACGGGGTGGACCCCAAGTACCTGGAGCGAAACGGCGACGCGGAGTTCATGCCCTTTCCGAGCATGGATCTCTCGGGCCCTCTTCTGCGCGCGCGAATGGAGTACGCCCGGGCCTTCGCGGTGAAGCTCACCCCGGACGTGGATGTCCGCAAGGCTCTCGGCGCGGCCTTGGCCGGTTGA
- a CDS encoding glycosyltransferase, translating to MTTTTPSLQLGPTLADQRLDRAGIAKPLVSVIVTSFNYAPYVVDCLRSVARQSYPHWECIVVDDRSTDQSPALIQEFAASPEAGGRFSLVSHEANCGQMEGFKTGLSRAKGVFVVLLDADDVLLEDFLETHVKAHLGRKPVAMTSTNQYQIDGAGQVVSGEHLDHMSKGQFRYVRKTTFQRGFWIWATASSMMFRADTLRLILEDQPRSFRICADYYIAHFANLIGYSLLIPTIHGCYRRHGENNFGSNPVLGAINSVGCMSKHPPHAQFRQAIIDHMLANKARFKPILGRKDFVTMLFRVGTWAEIRAAAKLHPDVLPGPEWKLFARYVLFRLSRLKRDKTPWAAKLEVVDPAEILPGE from the coding sequence ATGACCACCACGACGCCGTCCCTCCAACTCGGCCCCACACTCGCGGACCAGCGCCTGGACCGGGCCGGGATCGCCAAGCCCCTGGTCTCGGTGATCGTCACCAGCTTCAACTACGCCCCCTACGTGGTGGACTGCCTGCGCTCCGTGGCCAGGCAGAGCTATCCCCACTGGGAATGCATCGTGGTGGACGACCGCTCAACGGACCAGAGCCCCGCGCTCATACAGGAGTTCGCGGCCTCGCCCGAAGCCGGGGGGCGCTTCTCGCTGGTTTCGCACGAGGCCAACTGCGGCCAGATGGAGGGCTTCAAGACCGGGCTCTCCCGGGCCAAGGGCGTGTTCGTGGTGCTCTTGGATGCCGACGACGTACTCTTGGAGGACTTCCTGGAGACCCACGTGAAGGCCCACCTGGGCCGCAAGCCCGTGGCCATGACCAGCACCAACCAGTACCAGATCGACGGCGCGGGCCAAGTGGTCTCGGGCGAGCACCTGGACCACATGTCCAAGGGGCAGTTCCGCTACGTGCGCAAGACCACCTTCCAGCGCGGCTTCTGGATATGGGCCACGGCCAGCTCCATGATGTTCAGGGCCGACACCCTGCGGCTCATCCTGGAGGACCAGCCGCGGTCGTTCCGCATCTGCGCGGACTACTACATCGCCCACTTCGCCAACCTGATCGGCTACTCGCTGCTCATCCCCACCATCCACGGCTGCTACCGCCGCCACGGGGAGAACAACTTCGGGTCCAACCCGGTGCTCGGGGCCATCAACTCCGTGGGGTGCATGAGCAAGCACCCGCCCCACGCCCAGTTCAGGCAGGCCATCATCGACCATATGTTGGCCAACAAAGCCCGGTTCAAGCCCATACTCGGGCGCAAGGACTTCGTGACCATGCTCTTCCGGGTGGGCACCTGGGCCGAGATCAGGGCCGCGGCGAAGCTCCATCCGGACGTTCTGCCCGGTCCGGAATGGAAGCTGTTCGCCCGCTACGTCCTGTTTAGGCTCTCGCGCCTCAAGCGCGACAAGACCCCCTGGGCCGCCAAGCTGGAGGTCGTCGATCCGGCGGAAATCCTCCCCGGGGAATAG
- a CDS encoding radical SAM protein, producing the protein MTYLSDTSRLPASGKLLIYGSGGRGKRLLADVRALGSGLDPIGFLDSFKSGRCEALKIHPVDELPELQRVHGEEQIVIVVASTFHRAIERELRTRGVDAFHVFLEPAETIAYLDAPEENIVRLLGIIAHPLNAPPQATRVRQGTCWRCESLSGLYMRPTGFSLCCWMPDLVRADAPLRALERLGRIRKLLVEAIDRGECGFCASCPELAPEHGVNSPDAITLLHMDTSTACNLACSYCNVKDIHAGCDYDPVEVYDLLRDQGLLAPGYRFDWGGFGEPTINPHFAHITGKMLAEGASGLVYTNALVRSPSIEQGLREGRLRIVCSIDAGTRETYRQVRNVDGFEAVWKNVETYAALNPQQVHLKYIVTTQNAGAEETDAFVDRCVRAGIRNVTISKDFFEKRTPDAVREGVRRLALECARRGLTYSFLGTAISPAFIRSLKLNHPAPGRKA; encoded by the coding sequence GTGACCTATCTCTCGGATACAAGCAGGCTCCCTGCGTCCGGGAAGCTTCTGATCTACGGTTCGGGCGGGCGGGGAAAGCGCCTTCTCGCGGATGTCCGCGCGCTCGGGAGCGGCCTCGATCCCATCGGGTTTCTGGACTCCTTCAAGTCCGGGAGATGCGAAGCGCTTAAGATCCATCCCGTCGACGAACTGCCGGAGCTTCAGCGCGTCCATGGCGAGGAGCAGATCGTCATCGTCGTGGCGTCGACCTTCCACAGGGCCATCGAACGGGAGCTGCGGACCAGGGGAGTCGACGCATTCCACGTCTTTCTCGAACCGGCCGAAACCATTGCCTATCTGGACGCTCCCGAGGAAAACATCGTCCGGCTCCTGGGCATCATCGCCCACCCCTTGAACGCGCCGCCCCAGGCCACTCGCGTGCGGCAAGGCACCTGTTGGAGATGCGAATCGCTCTCGGGATTGTACATGCGCCCCACGGGTTTTTCCCTGTGCTGCTGGATGCCCGACTTGGTCCGCGCCGATGCGCCCTTGCGGGCCCTTGAGCGGCTCGGGCGCATCAGAAAGCTCCTCGTGGAGGCCATCGACAGAGGCGAATGCGGCTTCTGCGCATCCTGCCCGGAGCTTGCCCCCGAACACGGCGTGAACTCTCCGGACGCGATCACGCTTCTGCACATGGACACGAGCACCGCCTGCAACCTGGCCTGCTCCTACTGCAACGTGAAGGACATCCACGCCGGCTGCGATTACGACCCGGTGGAGGTATACGACCTGCTCCGCGACCAGGGGCTGCTCGCCCCCGGCTACCGCTTCGACTGGGGCGGGTTCGGGGAGCCGACCATCAACCCACACTTCGCGCACATAACCGGAAAGATGCTCGCCGAGGGCGCATCCGGTTTGGTGTACACCAACGCCCTGGTGCGTTCTCCCTCCATCGAGCAGGGGCTGCGGGAAGGCAGGCTGCGCATTGTGTGCAGCATCGACGCCGGAACGCGGGAGACGTACAGGCAGGTGCGCAACGTGGACGGGTTCGAGGCGGTCTGGAAAAACGTCGAAACCTACGCGGCCTTGAACCCGCAGCAGGTGCATCTGAAATACATCGTCACCACCCAAAACGCCGGAGCCGAGGAAACCGACGCCTTCGTGGATCGTTGCGTCCGGGCCGGAATACGCAATGTGACGATCTCCAAGGACTTCTTCGAGAAGCGCACTCCGGACGCGGTCCGGGAAGGTGTGCGCCGTCTCGCCCTGGAATGCGCGCGGCGCGGGCTTACGTACTCTTTTCTGGGCACGGCTATCAGCCCGGCCTTCATCCGCTCCCTGAAACTGAACCACCCCGCCCCGGGCAGGAAAGCATGA
- a CDS encoding radical SAM protein, producing the protein MPANGKGYSTTTRRVLTRRGVLWLGQTCNLRCHFCYFQTRISTSEHPDHPFMSLDKAKGICSTQREHYGNTAVDIQGGEPTIYPDIGALVAHCRQIGLLPTLITNAIVLDKRERCQALKDAGLRDLLVSVHGLREDYDRAVGLPGGSARQMKALENLVALNIPFRFNCVLAKSVLPHLAEISRLAVESGARVVNFIAFNPFEDQQKGQRSGQDVPCYTEVRGPLVDALDYLEENGLEANVRYLPLCQVPERHRKSFYNFQQLPYDLHEWDYASWSWTGRNPQRRQGGDLEAPVTLKWANSRSKLFGHEGYLEDASVSREDEYRHSAYVRAREHCGYKFAPACESCGLRGICDGFHGDYASLHGADEAQTQRIPLVDDPKFYISRQVKIVEDEDAAWAR; encoded by the coding sequence ATGCCTGCAAACGGCAAGGGATATTCCACCACCACCCGGCGCGTGCTCACCCGCCGCGGCGTCCTGTGGCTCGGCCAGACCTGCAACCTGCGCTGCCACTTCTGCTATTTCCAGACCCGGATCAGCACCAGCGAACATCCGGACCATCCCTTCATGAGCCTGGACAAGGCCAAGGGCATCTGCTCGACACAGCGCGAGCACTACGGCAACACGGCCGTGGACATCCAGGGCGGCGAACCCACCATCTACCCGGACATCGGCGCCCTGGTGGCCCATTGCCGGCAGATCGGGCTTCTGCCCACGCTCATCACCAACGCCATCGTGCTGGACAAGCGCGAGCGCTGCCAAGCTCTCAAGGATGCCGGACTGCGCGACCTGCTGGTCTCCGTGCACGGCCTGCGCGAGGACTACGACCGCGCCGTGGGCCTGCCCGGCGGCTCAGCCCGCCAGATGAAGGCCCTGGAAAACCTGGTGGCCCTGAACATCCCCTTCCGCTTCAACTGCGTGCTGGCCAAGTCGGTGCTGCCGCACCTGGCCGAAATCTCCCGCCTGGCCGTGGAAAGCGGGGCCAGGGTGGTGAACTTCATCGCCTTCAATCCCTTCGAGGACCAGCAGAAGGGGCAGCGTTCGGGCCAGGACGTGCCCTGCTACACTGAGGTTCGCGGCCCCCTGGTGGACGCCCTCGACTACCTGGAGGAAAACGGCCTGGAGGCCAACGTGCGCTACCTGCCCCTGTGCCAGGTGCCGGAGCGCCACCGCAAGAGCTTCTACAACTTCCAGCAGCTCCCCTACGACCTGCACGAATGGGACTACGCCTCCTGGTCCTGGACCGGGCGCAACCCGCAGCGCAGGCAGGGCGGCGACCTGGAAGCCCCGGTGACGCTCAAGTGGGCCAATTCCCGCTCCAAGCTTTTCGGCCACGAAGGCTACCTGGAGGACGCCTCCGTAAGCCGTGAGGACGAATACCGCCACAGCGCCTACGTGCGCGCCCGCGAGCACTGCGGCTACAAGTTCGCCCCGGCCTGCGAGTCATGCGGGCTCAGGGGCATTTGCGACGGCTTCCACGGCGACTACGCCTCCCTGCACGGCGCGGACGAGGCCCAGACCCAGCGGATTCCCCTGGTGGACGATCCCAAGTTCTACATCTCCCGCCAGGTGAAGATCGTGGAGGACGAAGATGCCGCTTGGGCACGGTAG
- a CDS encoding radical SAM protein produces MIALHQMKIIQIDITNACVNKCSNCTRLIGHHRKPFFMDFETFKQAVDSLVEFPGMVGTIGGEPLLHPEFEKFARYLERRIPDKKRRGLWSTIPKQYSARYGELIKEVYGNLYLNDHSIDAILHQPVLVAAKDAVPDPVKMWSLIDNCWVQTYWSATITPKGAFFCEVAAAFDMLFDGPGGWPVTPGWWKREPGEFTEQKERWCPRCGCAIPLPRRKSTEEVDDVSQGNLGELTRIESPKVRRQRIALFSGECMPEDWNPHPNWYMSEVEEEAQYRKRIADRLGGEGDPEQTS; encoded by the coding sequence ATGATTGCGCTCCATCAAATGAAGATCATCCAGATCGACATCACCAACGCCTGCGTGAACAAGTGCTCCAACTGCACCCGGCTCATCGGCCATCATCGCAAGCCTTTTTTCATGGATTTCGAGACGTTCAAGCAGGCCGTGGACTCTCTCGTCGAATTCCCCGGCATGGTGGGCACCATCGGCGGCGAGCCCCTGCTGCACCCCGAATTCGAAAAGTTCGCCCGCTACCTGGAGCGCCGGATTCCCGACAAGAAACGCCGGGGGCTGTGGTCCACCATCCCTAAGCAGTACAGCGCCAGGTATGGCGAGCTCATCAAGGAAGTGTACGGAAACCTCTACCTGAACGACCACTCCATCGATGCCATCCTGCACCAGCCGGTGCTGGTGGCGGCCAAGGACGCCGTGCCCGACCCGGTGAAGATGTGGAGCCTCATCGACAACTGCTGGGTGCAGACCTACTGGTCCGCTACCATCACCCCCAAGGGGGCCTTCTTCTGCGAGGTGGCCGCCGCCTTCGACATGCTCTTCGACGGCCCTGGCGGCTGGCCCGTCACGCCTGGCTGGTGGAAGCGCGAACCGGGCGAGTTCACGGAGCAGAAGGAGCGCTGGTGCCCGCGCTGCGGCTGCGCCATCCCCCTGCCCAGGCGCAAGTCCACCGAGGAGGTGGACGACGTGAGCCAGGGCAACCTGGGCGAGCTTACGCGCATCGAGTCCCCCAAGGTTCGCAGGCAGCGCATCGCCCTGTTCAGCGGCGAGTGCATGCCCGAGGACTGGAACCCCCACCCCAACTGGTACATGTCCGAGGTGGAGGAAGAGGCCCAGTACCGCAAGCGCATCGCCGACCGCCTGGGCGGCGAGGGCGACCCGGAACAGACTTCTTGA
- a CDS encoding sulfotransferase translates to MPGTYSKFQAEGGFMEQRYKPIFIAGYARSGTTLLHALICTSPDTNPFVKECSWLTKLIEAYAHGHATFHVHTNGYFKTLDDFTSYNVTLINGVLSDFWTGFRKPRTLVLKDPELLAVAPETCELIPDATLAVLVRDVRDVAASQVVRIRKQRNDPGWYDSGYVHEQANRYARLYGRLIDSAPALAGRVVCIRYETLVRETPFSELESLLGISGLDAPSLWRRSDFDITDFKNDEAYSKLFGTAISASNIGRYLPILTEEDASGIERVMQDAEKLFTLYPNIS, encoded by the coding sequence ATGCCGGGTACTTATTCCAAGTTCCAAGCTGAAGGTGGTTTTATGGAACAGAGGTACAAACCGATCTTTATTGCCGGTTACGCTCGCTCAGGGACAACACTGCTCCATGCTTTGATATGCACGTCCCCCGACACGAACCCCTTCGTGAAGGAATGCAGCTGGCTTACAAAACTCATTGAAGCATACGCCCATGGCCATGCGACATTCCATGTGCATACGAATGGTTATTTCAAAACCCTGGATGATTTCACTTCGTACAACGTGACATTGATAAACGGAGTTCTTTCGGATTTCTGGACAGGCTTCCGCAAGCCGCGCACCTTGGTGCTCAAGGACCCGGAGTTGCTGGCCGTGGCCCCGGAAACCTGTGAACTGATCCCGGACGCCACCCTGGCTGTGCTCGTCAGGGACGTGCGCGACGTGGCGGCATCCCAGGTGGTGAGGATCCGCAAGCAAAGAAACGATCCCGGCTGGTACGACTCGGGCTACGTGCACGAGCAGGCAAACCGCTATGCCCGGCTCTACGGCCGCCTGATCGACTCAGCGCCGGCGTTGGCCGGGCGGGTTGTCTGCATCCGTTACGAGACCCTGGTCCGCGAGACCCCCTTTTCCGAATTGGAATCCCTGCTCGGCATTTCCGGTCTCGACGCTCCCAGCCTCTGGCGGCGTTCGGACTTTGACATCACGGACTTCAAGAATGACGAGGCGTACTCCAAGCTGTTCGGAACCGCGATTTCCGCGTCCAACATCGGCAGATACCTCCCCATACTGACTGAGGAGGACGCATCCGGCATCGAGCGGGTCATGCAGGACGCGGAGAAGCTCTTCACGCTGTACCCGAATATCTCGTGA
- the asnB gene encoding asparagine synthase (glutamine-hydrolyzing) — MCGIAGIYDFSGPVAAEALVRFTDSLAHRGPDGKGTHLDGPIGLGHRRLAILDLSEAGANPMRYAGPDGREFWISYNGEVYNFLELRAELEALGHRFRTDTDTEVIAAAYAQWGDACQERFNGMWAFALWDPLERSLFLSRDRFSIKPLYYLDQGRRFCFASELKAFPELDGYDPECNESLVPMLLASPGAYEGTTTQTLFAGVHRLPGGHCLRVGPDGTRTVRRWWNTHDHIPEIPGRYEEQVERFRELFFDAVRIRMRSDVAVGTCLSGGVDSSAVASAMAWLQGHRPDHDLGRCPEDWQRTYIATFPGTMIDEREYADEVVRHVGARPSYWTFEPREALDNVLESTWAMEEVYNGIAVPGWALYREMRRGGTKVSLDGHGGDELLCGYTWYLDFPMNEVNARIEADFHTNLLPAILRNYDRCSMAHGIEVRMPIMDWRLVTFCMGLPARSKIGEGYTKRIFRDALRGIMPEKNRTRLSKFGFNSPMIEWFNGGLAPLIEQVTSSPMFLESPHWDGPALRARIVDKTSNKAWTMADWGETLNVWTRMNVVLWQMMFITRDIVVTR; from the coding sequence ATGTGCGGCATAGCGGGGATTTACGATTTCTCTGGCCCGGTGGCGGCAGAAGCCCTCGTGCGTTTTACGGATTCCCTGGCCCACCGCGGGCCGGACGGGAAGGGCACGCACCTGGACGGCCCCATCGGGCTCGGACACCGCCGCCTGGCCATCCTCGACCTGTCCGAGGCAGGCGCCAATCCCATGCGCTACGCGGGGCCGGACGGCAGGGAGTTCTGGATCTCCTATAACGGAGAGGTCTACAACTTTCTGGAGTTGCGCGCAGAACTTGAGGCCCTGGGGCATCGTTTCCGCACGGACACCGATACCGAGGTGATCGCCGCCGCATACGCCCAGTGGGGGGACGCCTGCCAGGAGCGTTTCAACGGCATGTGGGCCTTCGCCCTATGGGATCCCCTGGAAAGGAGCCTGTTCCTTTCCCGTGACCGCTTCTCCATCAAGCCCTTGTACTACCTCGACCAGGGGCGGCGTTTTTGTTTCGCCTCCGAACTCAAGGCATTCCCGGAGTTGGACGGGTACGACCCCGAATGCAACGAATCCCTCGTGCCGATGCTGCTGGCCAGTCCCGGAGCCTATGAGGGGACCACCACCCAGACGCTCTTCGCCGGAGTCCACAGGCTCCCGGGGGGGCATTGCCTCCGTGTCGGACCAGACGGCACCCGGACCGTTAGGCGCTGGTGGAACACGCACGATCATATTCCCGAGATACCCGGACGCTATGAAGAGCAGGTGGAGCGCTTTCGGGAATTGTTTTTCGATGCCGTCAGAATCCGCATGCGCAGCGACGTCGCAGTGGGCACGTGCCTGAGCGGCGGGGTGGACTCCAGTGCGGTGGCCTCGGCCATGGCTTGGCTGCAAGGCCACAGGCCAGACCATGATCTCGGCCGCTGCCCGGAGGACTGGCAGCGCACGTACATCGCCACATTCCCGGGCACCATGATCGACGAGCGCGAGTACGCGGACGAGGTGGTCAGGCATGTGGGGGCGCGTCCGTCCTACTGGACCTTCGAGCCCCGGGAAGCGCTCGACAATGTCCTGGAATCGACCTGGGCCATGGAAGAGGTGTACAACGGCATCGCCGTGCCGGGTTGGGCCCTCTACCGCGAGATGCGCAGAGGTGGTACGAAAGTGTCTCTCGACGGCCACGGCGGGGACGAACTCCTGTGCGGCTACACATGGTACCTCGATTTCCCCATGAACGAGGTCAACGCCCGCATCGAAGCCGACTTCCACACTAATCTTCTGCCGGCGATTCTTCGCAACTACGATCGCTGCTCCATGGCGCATGGAATAGAAGTGCGCATGCCCATCATGGATTGGCGGCTCGTGACGTTCTGTATGGGGCTTCCCGCCCGCTCGAAGATCGGTGAGGGATACACGAAACGGATCTTCCGCGACGCACTGCGCGGGATAATGCCTGAGAAGAACAGGACGCGCCTTTCGAAATTCGGGTTCAATTCCCCCATGATAGAGTGGTTCAACGGCGGACTGGCTCCGCTCATCGAGCAGGTGACCTCCTCGCCCATGTTCCTCGAAAGCCCGCATTGGGACGGCCCGGCCCTACGGGCGCGCATCGTGGACAAGACCTCCAACAAGGCCTGGACAATGGCCGATTGGGGCGAAACCCTGAATGTCTGGACCAGGATGAACGTGGTTCTCTGGCAGATGATGTTCATCACCCGCGACATCGTCGTGACAAGGTAG
- a CDS encoding glycosyltransferase: MGRNPECLDQDERGSLADDVHHPRHRRDKVEAMARFFQLLTFHDGYLDAFYLQHPEVARMAYQDHLRALMEDGFGGGHLLAPYLADLGHAAGFTVVNSRPLQESWCRENGEPFPAWPEGEKELAARQVAAFAPDVLYLSESLGYDSRFLRTLPALPRLVLGWRAARISPDVDWTLFDAILSSGRHCLRIARERGARDAVYSFPGFAPFIADKVRGVPKIHDVVFCGPLTQEHGTCSALLTEIAKAPLGIRGDLRPAFFIHPLTPERIPAGVAMHDHGPRWGTDMYEALASARIVVNANIDIPGGEGPNMRLFEATGCGAFLLTERQHNIEVFFEPGVEVETFSSPSEMLDKIYYYLAHPEEREAIAARGHARCMKDYVQPRRALALDRLIRNELGSAEGVTDFGPDGARRAVDLLEQAEKLAAGGKPSEARELLGAAEALAGPGIFGLEHCRAVILDAEGDAEGSLWAARKEVLAHPENDRARCFFSQLMMSGAERTC; this comes from the coding sequence TTGGGGCGAAACCCTGAATGTCTGGACCAGGATGAACGTGGTTCTCTGGCAGATGATGTTCATCACCCGCGACATCGTCGTGACAAGGTAGAAGCCATGGCGAGATTTTTTCAGCTTCTGACATTCCACGACGGCTATCTGGACGCCTTCTACCTGCAACATCCGGAAGTGGCGCGCATGGCGTATCAGGATCATCTCCGGGCCTTGATGGAGGATGGTTTCGGAGGAGGGCATCTGCTGGCGCCCTATCTCGCAGACTTGGGGCACGCGGCCGGTTTCACCGTCGTCAACAGCCGCCCTCTGCAGGAGAGCTGGTGCCGGGAGAACGGCGAGCCCTTCCCCGCATGGCCGGAGGGGGAAAAGGAGCTCGCGGCCAGGCAGGTGGCGGCGTTTGCTCCGGACGTCCTCTATCTCTCCGAGTCCCTGGGGTACGACAGTCGTTTTCTGCGGACGCTGCCTGCCCTGCCCCGCCTGGTGCTGGGTTGGCGAGCGGCCCGGATTTCGCCGGACGTGGACTGGACCCTCTTCGACGCGATCCTGTCCTCCGGCAGGCATTGCCTGCGCATTGCCCGGGAGAGGGGCGCACGCGACGCCGTCTATTCGTTCCCCGGCTTCGCCCCGTTCATCGCCGACAAAGTGCGCGGCGTGCCCAAAATCCACGATGTGGTGTTCTGCGGCCCGCTAACCCAGGAGCACGGGACCTGCAGTGCGCTGCTGACCGAAATCGCCAAAGCTCCTTTGGGCATAAGAGGAGACTTGCGGCCCGCGTTCTTTATACATCCCCTTACTCCTGAACGTATACCCGCCGGGGTGGCCATGCACGATCATGGTCCCCGTTGGGGGACGGATATGTACGAAGCATTGGCTTCGGCACGGATTGTGGTCAATGCGAACATAGACATCCCAGGAGGCGAGGGCCCCAATATGCGCTTGTTCGAGGCCACAGGATGCGGAGCCTTTTTACTGACGGAGAGGCAGCATAATATCGAGGTGTTTTTTGAGCCCGGAGTGGAGGTGGAGACATTTTCCAGCCCTTCTGAAATGTTGGACAAAATTTACTATTATCTGGCCCACCCCGAGGAACGCGAAGCCATCGCCGCTCGAGGGCACGCACGCTGCATGAAGGATTATGTCCAACCCAGGCGCGCCCTGGCCTTGGACCGGCTCATCCGGAACGAGCTCGGTTCTGCGGAGGGCGTAACGGATTTCGGGCCTGATGGGGCGCGTCGCGCAGTCGACCTCCTGGAGCAGGCCGAAAAGCTGGCCGCAGGAGGGAAGCCCAGCGAGGCTCGAGAGCTTCTCGGCGCAGCTGAAGCCTTGGCCGGCCCCGGCATTTTCGGACTGGAGCATTGCCGGGCGGTTATCCTGGACGCCGAAGGCGACGCCGAGGGAAGCCTGTGGGCAGCCCGCAAAGAGGTGCTGGCCCATCCCGAAAACGACCGGGCCAGATGTTTTTTCTCTCAGCTCATGATGTCCGGGGCCGAAAGGACGTGCTGA